In Listeria cossartiae subsp. cossartiae, the genomic window ATAAATACAGCTAATAATTTACCAATCCCAAAGGAAGATACAACGCCGGCAGCACCAGCTAAATCTGTATGCCATTTTTGAGATAAAAAATCAATATTTTGTGCGATGATGATTAACGCCATACCATGAACAAAGTAGTTCATATAAAGACCTAGTGATGTAGATAAATATTTATTTTTCATAGTCTGCTCTCCTTTATGTAAGTATGAGGGCTTTTTATTAGAAATGTCCTCTTTTTTCAGGTGTACATATAGATAAAATACATAAGTTTGTGCTTTACTTCACAAATGATATGTAAGTTCAACTGAGCGGGTGAATGCTCAGTTGAATAATTAATTATTTAGTTGCGATTTTAGATTCGCTTTTATAACGCATGTTGACGAAGATTGCTAGTAGGATACCAATAACAGTTATCGCTACATTGAATAATAACACATATTTCGGACCTTCGATACCACCAGCTTTTGTAATATAGCTCGCTACGTTTAAAACGATGTAGTTTGCTAGGCTAGAAGAAATCATGACAATCGAAGTGATTTTTCCTTTATTAGTAGGGAAGAACTCGTTTGCAGTCGATACAGCTAGTTGAAGAACCCCACCAGCAGCAGCGTATCCGATAACAAATCCACCGATTAAACAAATAGTTGGTGTTTGAACGATGTAAATAATTAGTAGCATTAATGTTGCGATTGCTGGATATAGAATCAAAATACGTACTGGTAAAATAAATTTCTTCACGAGAACAGCGGTAATTAAAATCGCGCACATGGTTCCAAGGGAGTAGAATGATTGAATTTTACTTGGATCAGCCATGCCGTATAATTTTCCAAGTTCTTGGTTACAGTTTAACCATAGTTGGAAAGTGGAAGTACAGGTAAAACCAATACCGATAATTGCCCAACTTGTTGCGTTGAATTTCATTTTCGCAGGTTTTGCTTTTTCGCCGCCAACATTGTTGTTCATTGGAGGGAACGGCATAAATGCGATAATTAAACCATCAATAACGATTAAAGCCATTGTAATGATGAATAGTGTACGGAATGACATATTTGCCGCTGCAACCATACCAATTGCGAAAGGTAAGACGAATTGCCCGATAGAAATGGAGAATTTAGTAAACATGTTGGCAATCGCGCCATTTTTCGTGAAAATTTCTAAAACAGATGGTGTTACAGCTGTGTCTAAGAATGAGTTCGCAGCTCCTCCGACAAAAGCGAAAGCGTAAGCGATATACATATTTGGTGCAAATGCTAGACCGATGAAATAAATGGCATATAAACCAACACCGATTAATGCAGAAGGTTTACGTCCAAATTTATCTGAAAAAGGTCCAGAAATTGGTAGCGTTAGTAAGCGACCTAAGCCAAGTGCCGCGATAACCGCGATAACCATACTTACGTCAAATGTGCCGTCAGAAAGCGTGTCTGCTCCCCATACTCCGGCGAAATCTTGTTTGTATTGGCCAAGAATGGATACCCCAATACCGTGAATAAAATAAGTAAAATAAAGTGCTATTGCTGTTGGATAAAATCTTTTTGCGTTCATTTTTTTCTCCTCTCGAAATCCTGATGAATTTATTTAGTTAAAATATAGATCCTTTACTTCTGAAACTGGCATATCTTTTCCAGTAAACAGTTTGTATGCTTCGGCGCCTTGCCACAAAAGCATTCCTAATCCGCCAACTATTTTACAACCAGCCGCTTCTGCATCTCGTAATAGTTTGGTTTTCTTAGGGTTATAAACAATGTCTGTTACGATGAGTTCTTTTCGAAAAACAGCGGGATCGTTAATTGGTGTTTCCTGTTCGTTTGGCTGCATACCAACGAGTGTTGCGTTGACAAGGATGTCGCTAGTTGCAATTTCCGCATGTAATCTTTCTGTATCGTTCAAATCATAAATATGTACGATGCAATGTGGTACTTCTTGTTTAATCGAAGTAATTGTTTGTTTTGCTTTTTCATAAAAAGCGTCTTTAATATTAAAAATGGTGATTTCCTTGGCCCCATCAAGTGCACACTGGACTTGGATTGCTGTAGCCGCGCCACCAGCACCGATTATAGTCATTTTTTTACCGGCAACATCGACATGAGCATCTCGTAAATTTGCAACAAAACCGAGGCCGTCTGTGATATGCCCGGTTAGTTTCCCGTTTTCATTTACGATTGTGTTAACAGCGCCAATCATCCGAGCAGCAGGGGAAAGGTCATCCATGTATTTTAAAACTTCACTTTTACAAGGCATGGTTACGTTAGAACCACGAAGGTTAAATGTTT contains:
- a CDS encoding MFS transporter, with the protein product MNAKRFYPTAIALYFTYFIHGIGVSILGQYKQDFAGVWGADTLSDGTFDVSMVIAVIAALGLGRLLTLPISGPFSDKFGRKPSALIGVGLYAIYFIGLAFAPNMYIAYAFAFVGGAANSFLDTAVTPSVLEIFTKNGAIANMFTKFSISIGQFVLPFAIGMVAAANMSFRTLFIITMALIVIDGLIIAFMPFPPMNNNVGGEKAKPAKMKFNATSWAIIGIGFTCTSTFQLWLNCNQELGKLYGMADPSKIQSFYSLGTMCAILITAVLVKKFILPVRILILYPAIATLMLLIIYIVQTPTICLIGGFVIGYAAAGGVLQLAVSTANEFFPTNKGKITSIVMISSSLANYIVLNVASYITKAGGIEGPKYVLLFNVAITVIGILLAIFVNMRYKSESKIATK
- the aroE gene encoding shikimate dehydrogenase — protein: MENRISGTTRLLGLIGSPIDHSKSPIMYNYSFQKAGLDYAYLAFDTPIEKVADTISAIKTFNLRGSNVTMPCKSEVLKYMDDLSPAARMIGAVNTIVNENGKLTGHITDGLGFVANLRDAHVDVAGKKMTIIGAGGAATAIQVQCALDGAKEITIFNIKDAFYEKAKQTITSIKQEVPHCIVHIYDLNDTERLHAEIATSDILVNATLVGMQPNEQETPINDPAVFRKELIVTDIVYNPKKTKLLRDAEAAGCKIVGGLGMLLWQGAEAYKLFTGKDMPVSEVKDLYFN